A genomic window from Bdellovibrio sp. SKB1291214 includes:
- a CDS encoding DUF192 domain-containing protein translates to MASLLRCFVLGIILSFALVSGAAENFPKKTIKLGNKTLTVEVATTSKQQEQGLMMRTHLGEDEGMLFVFPNEQTRFFWMKDTLIDLSIAYFNKDGKLIDIQEMKSGKGLADTALPNYASAQPAKYALEMNKGWFDKNKIKLGTKLKINP, encoded by the coding sequence ATGGCGTCGCTCTTGAGATGCTTCGTTCTGGGGATCATTCTTAGTTTTGCGTTAGTATCTGGCGCGGCTGAAAATTTTCCGAAAAAAACAATTAAACTGGGCAACAAAACTTTAACTGTTGAGGTCGCAACGACAAGTAAGCAACAGGAACAAGGTCTGATGATGCGTACTCATCTCGGGGAAGACGAGGGAATGTTATTTGTTTTCCCTAACGAACAAACGCGTTTCTTTTGGATGAAAGATACGTTGATCGATTTGTCGATTGCCTATTTTAATAAGGACGGAAAACTTATTGATATTCAGGAAATGAAATCTGGCAAAGGTCTAGCAGACACGGCCCTTCCCAATTATGCTAGCGCACAACCCGCAAAATACGCTCTAGAGATGAATAAGGGCTGGTTTGACAAAAACAAAATTAAGCTTGGTACAAAATTGAAAATCAATCCATAG
- a CDS encoding PilZ domain-containing protein — MEDTAKVPAPRTPLNLEVSFKRNYAREETTGTLKNISISGAFLEFTGGQVRANEKLHLMFVVAGRERKVAAHVIWANSSGCGVKFMPVNNRDVQIVDDLIYFVENGREENRSVMDSIFKKVG, encoded by the coding sequence GTGGAGGACACTGCAAAGGTTCCGGCACCAAGAACCCCTCTAAACCTAGAGGTTTCTTTCAAGCGTAACTATGCGCGTGAGGAAACTACAGGCACGCTTAAGAATATCAGCATCTCAGGAGCCTTCTTAGAGTTTACGGGCGGTCAGGTACGCGCCAACGAGAAATTGCATTTGATGTTTGTCGTTGCCGGACGCGAGCGCAAGGTCGCGGCTCATGTAATTTGGGCAAACTCAAGTGGATGCGGCGTGAAGTTCATGCCCGTGAACAACAGAGACGTTCAGATCGTTGATGATCTGATTTATTTCGTTGAGAACGGTCGTGAAGAAAATAGATCCGTGATGGATTCGATCTTCAAAAAAGTCGGATAG
- the murA gene encoding UDP-N-acetylglucosamine 1-carboxyvinyltransferase: MDKMVVMGNGPLKGTVAASGAKNAALPILFSTLLAEGNHVFTNMPKLKDIESTSELLNSLGCETKWVGDEFHVNVSKPKSFEASYDLVRKMRASFLCMGPMLAKYGEAVVSQPGGCAIGSRPIDLHLDGFKALGATITQKEGYVHAGAPKLQGSTFLFETVTVGGTENVMMAATLAKGVTILENAAKEPEIVDLAEYLNKMGAKITGHGTSVIRIEGVEKLTPAKHAIMPDRIEAGTLLIAGAITKGQVTVTKCVPAHLEALILKMREAGFKIETTKDSMTVYPTDKWEAVDITTAPHPLFPTDLQAQFMALMTVANGTSVITETVFENRFMHVTELCRLGADITPKTRVAVIRGNPGKLTGAPVMATDLRASASLVLAGLVASGETVVSRIYHLDRGYEKLEDKLSSLGAKIRRQE; this comes from the coding sequence ATGGATAAAATGGTGGTGATGGGCAACGGCCCTCTTAAAGGTACAGTTGCAGCAAGCGGTGCTAAGAATGCTGCTCTTCCAATTTTGTTTTCTACGTTGTTGGCTGAGGGCAATCACGTATTCACAAACATGCCGAAACTTAAAGACATCGAATCGACTTCTGAATTGTTAAACAGCCTTGGTTGCGAAACGAAATGGGTCGGTGATGAATTTCACGTTAACGTATCAAAACCTAAATCTTTCGAAGCATCTTACGATCTAGTTCGTAAAATGCGTGCAAGCTTTTTGTGCATGGGCCCGATGCTTGCCAAATACGGTGAAGCTGTAGTTTCTCAACCAGGCGGTTGTGCAATTGGTTCTCGTCCTATCGATTTGCATTTAGACGGTTTCAAAGCTTTGGGAGCAACGATCACTCAAAAAGAAGGTTACGTTCACGCCGGTGCTCCGAAACTTCAAGGATCAACATTCTTGTTTGAGACTGTCACTGTGGGTGGCACAGAAAACGTGATGATGGCAGCGACTCTTGCAAAAGGCGTTACTATCCTGGAAAACGCAGCGAAAGAACCAGAGATCGTAGACCTTGCAGAGTACTTAAACAAAATGGGTGCAAAGATCACAGGTCACGGGACTTCAGTTATTCGTATCGAAGGGGTTGAAAAACTAACTCCAGCAAAACATGCGATCATGCCAGATCGTATTGAGGCAGGTACTTTGTTGATCGCAGGCGCGATCACTAAAGGCCAAGTGACAGTTACTAAGTGTGTTCCAGCTCACTTGGAAGCATTGATTTTGAAAATGCGCGAAGCAGGTTTTAAAATCGAAACAACAAAAGATTCAATGACTGTGTATCCAACAGACAAATGGGAAGCAGTCGACATCACGACAGCCCCTCACCCACTTTTCCCAACAGACCTTCAAGCTCAATTCATGGCTTTGATGACGGTTGCGAACGGCACAAGCGTGATCACGGAAACAGTTTTTGAAAACCGCTTCATGCACGTAACTGAACTGTGCCGATTGGGTGCAGACATCACTCCAAAAACAAGAGTAGCAGTTATCCGCGGCAACCCAGGCAAACTAACTGGCGCCCCCGTAATGGCAACTGACTTGCGTGCCTCTGCCTCGTTGGTGCTGGCAGGCCTAGTAGCATCCGGCGAAACAGTAGTAAGCCGCATCTACCACTTAGACCGAGGCTACGAAAAACTAGAAGACAAACTGTCCTCTCTGGGCGCAAAAATCCGCCGCCAAGAATAG
- the gatB gene encoding Asp-tRNA(Asn)/Glu-tRNA(Gln) amidotransferase subunit GatB yields MSYRGYEPVIGIEIHVQLRTNSKIFCADATTFEAADNENVSPVSAGMPGTLPVVNKKAIEFGIKTGLALGCNIRRKSVFARKNYFYPDMPKGYQISQFEKPLCENGQITFKVNGVDKTVTISRAHLEEDAGKSNHSGSYTLINLNRAGIPLLEVVTGPDLRSPSEAAEYGRTIRQIVRYLDVCDGNLEEGSMRCDCNVSVRKEGSKELGTKVEIKNVNSFRFVEKAIEYEIERQIDEIERGGKILQETRLWDPDKNRTFAMRSKEDAQDYRYFPDPDLLPLIVTDEWIEKLRKELPELPIARAQRFQQEHGLPEYDSQVLTTEKSIADYYEETARVSKNYKASSNWIMSELMRELNTANVQIENSPITPTQLGKMIGMIDSGTISGKIAKAVFQEMWNSGKDPEDIVKEKGLVQITDTAAIEKIIDEVLTANAQAVDDHKSGKKKNLFGFFVGAVMKASKGQASPDIVNKILQEKLK; encoded by the coding sequence ATGTCATATAGAGGTTATGAGCCCGTCATTGGTATCGAAATTCACGTTCAACTCCGCACGAATAGTAAAATATTTTGTGCAGATGCAACGACATTTGAGGCAGCTGACAATGAAAATGTATCTCCAGTCAGCGCAGGCATGCCGGGAACTTTGCCGGTGGTAAATAAAAAAGCCATTGAGTTTGGAATAAAAACGGGCTTGGCATTAGGGTGCAATATTCGCAGAAAATCCGTATTCGCCAGAAAAAATTATTTTTATCCCGATATGCCTAAGGGTTATCAAATTTCTCAATTCGAAAAGCCCCTTTGTGAAAATGGTCAGATTACTTTCAAAGTAAATGGTGTGGATAAAACTGTGACTATCTCGCGAGCGCATTTAGAAGAAGACGCCGGAAAATCGAATCATAGTGGTTCCTATACGTTGATTAACTTAAATCGCGCAGGGATTCCTTTGTTAGAGGTTGTAACAGGCCCCGATTTAAGATCGCCGTCGGAGGCTGCAGAATATGGTCGTACGATTCGTCAAATTGTACGTTATCTTGATGTCTGCGACGGGAATTTAGAAGAAGGCTCCATGCGCTGTGATTGCAACGTGTCGGTTCGTAAGGAAGGCTCCAAAGAACTTGGCACTAAAGTTGAAATTAAAAACGTAAATTCATTCCGCTTCGTTGAAAAAGCTATCGAATACGAAATCGAAAGACAGATCGATGAAATTGAGCGCGGGGGAAAAATCCTTCAAGAAACCAGACTGTGGGATCCTGATAAAAATCGCACCTTCGCGATGCGATCTAAAGAAGACGCTCAGGATTACAGGTATTTTCCAGATCCTGATTTGTTGCCGCTGATCGTAACTGATGAATGGATTGAAAAATTGCGCAAGGAACTTCCCGAGCTGCCGATAGCCCGCGCCCAAAGATTTCAACAAGAACACGGACTCCCGGAATATGACTCGCAAGTTCTAACGACTGAAAAGTCCATTGCCGATTATTACGAAGAGACAGCAAGGGTTTCGAAAAATTATAAGGCATCTTCAAATTGGATCATGTCAGAGTTGATGCGCGAACTTAATACGGCAAACGTGCAAATTGAAAACTCACCAATTACACCGACACAGCTTGGTAAAATGATTGGGATGATTGATTCCGGAACAATTTCCGGAAAAATTGCAAAAGCAGTTTTTCAAGAAATGTGGAACTCCGGAAAAGATCCTGAAGATATCGTTAAAGAAAAAGGCTTAGTGCAAATAACTGACACGGCAGCTATTGAAAAAATAATCGACGAGGTCCTTACTGCAAACGCCCAAGCGGTAGACGACCATAAGTCAGGTAAGAAAAAGAATTTGTTTGGATTCTTTGTCGGTGCTGTGATGAAAGCTTCGAAGGGACAAGCCAGCCCTGATATTGTTAATAAAATCCTGCAGGAGAAGTTAAAATAG
- the rho gene encoding transcription termination factor Rho translates to MSEPKDSQGVEVVKKRTRTTKTAEAAPVESAPEVTAAPVAAEPAQAPAAPASAEASAAGSSEPAPQQQQQRQDRPQQNQHRREFRPNNRDNRDRGDRNDRGDRNDRNDRNDRNDRGPRHNNGPRRDFHRGRNEDHQPAGDDQNVSHQPDVDLADIQLTDEEKSWLSSKDLKSKNITQLTELATKLKIENAAGLRRQDMIFEILKRAAKLGQDIYGSGVLEILPDGYGFLRSPDYNYLPGPDDIYVSPSQIRRFGLRTGDTVTGTVRPPKEGERYFALLKVDSLNFETTEKGKDKILFDNLTPLYPNQRLKLEHNPGDYTTRVVDLMAPLGKGQRALIVAPPRTGKTVLMQQIANAITANHPEVKLIVLLIDERPEEVTDMQRTVKGEVVSSTFDEPPTRHVQVAEMVIEKAKRLVEHKHDVVILLDSITRLARAYNTVVPPSGKILSGGVDSNALHKPKRFFGAARNIEEGGSLTIIATALIDTGSRMDEVIFEEFKGTGNAEIHLDRKLMEKRIFPCMDINKSGTRKEDLLIDKADLNRLWILRKVLAPMNVVDAMDFLLDKVGNTKSNLDFLKAMSGPS, encoded by the coding sequence TTGTCCGAACCAAAAGATTCACAAGGCGTTGAAGTCGTTAAGAAACGTACACGCACTACGAAGACTGCAGAAGCAGCTCCGGTAGAGTCTGCTCCAGAGGTTACTGCCGCACCTGTTGCTGCAGAACCTGCACAAGCCCCTGCTGCACCAGCGTCCGCTGAAGCCTCCGCAGCCGGTTCTTCTGAGCCAGCACCTCAACAGCAGCAACAACGACAAGACCGCCCTCAACAAAATCAACACCGTCGTGAATTCCGACCTAATAATAGAGACAACCGCGATCGCGGTGACAGAAACGACCGTGGAGATCGCAACGACAGAAATGATCGGAACGACAGAAACGACCGCGGCCCACGCCACAATAACGGCCCACGCCGCGACTTCCACCGTGGAAGAAACGAAGACCACCAACCTGCTGGCGATGATCAAAACGTATCTCACCAACCAGACGTTGATTTGGCAGACATCCAGCTGACAGACGAAGAGAAATCTTGGTTGTCATCTAAGGATTTGAAATCCAAAAACATCACTCAGCTTACTGAGCTTGCAACAAAACTTAAAATTGAGAACGCTGCCGGTCTTCGCCGTCAGGACATGATTTTCGAAATTTTGAAACGTGCTGCAAAACTTGGTCAGGACATTTACGGTTCTGGCGTCCTTGAAATCTTGCCAGATGGCTACGGTTTCTTGCGTTCTCCGGATTACAACTACCTACCAGGTCCGGATGATATCTACGTTTCTCCTTCTCAAATCCGTCGTTTCGGCTTGAGAACGGGTGACACAGTTACAGGGACAGTTCGTCCCCCTAAAGAGGGCGAGCGTTACTTCGCACTTTTGAAAGTTGATTCTCTAAATTTCGAGACAACTGAAAAAGGTAAAGACAAAATCCTATTCGACAACTTGACGCCGCTTTATCCAAATCAGCGTTTGAAACTTGAACACAACCCAGGCGATTACACGACTCGCGTTGTGGACTTGATGGCTCCACTTGGTAAAGGTCAACGTGCCTTGATCGTGGCACCTCCAAGAACCGGTAAAACAGTTCTTATGCAACAAATCGCAAACGCGATTACTGCAAATCATCCTGAAGTGAAGTTGATCGTTCTATTGATCGATGAACGTCCGGAAGAGGTGACTGACATGCAACGTACTGTAAAAGGTGAAGTTGTATCGTCTACTTTCGATGAACCACCAACTCGTCACGTTCAAGTAGCAGAGATGGTTATCGAAAAAGCAAAACGTTTGGTTGAACATAAACATGACGTTGTAATCTTGCTAGATTCCATCACGCGTTTGGCTCGTGCTTACAACACGGTTGTTCCTCCATCAGGAAAAATCTTGTCGGGTGGTGTGGATTCCAACGCCCTTCATAAACCAAAACGTTTCTTCGGTGCTGCTCGTAACATCGAAGAGGGTGGATCATTGACGATCATCGCAACAGCATTGATCGATACTGGTTCTCGTATGGATGAGGTTATCTTCGAGGAATTTAAAGGTACTGGTAATGCCGAGATCCATTTGGATCGTAAGCTTATGGAAAAACGTATCTTCCCTTGTATGGACATCAATAAATCAGGTACTCGTAAAGAAGACCTGTTGATTGATAAAGCAGACCTAAACCGTCTGTGGATCCTAAGAAAAGTATTGGCGCCAATGAACGTTGTCGACGCAATGGATTTCTTGTTGGATAAAGTGGGTAACACGAAATCTAATTTAGACTTCTTAAAGGCAATGTCGGGACCAAGCTAA
- a CDS encoding LysM peptidoglycan-binding domain-containing protein, which produces MMKKLVVLLACFGLVANLSACSLFSKDTKSGDEVTSDFDSADLEKLEGEEALQAGTEGAPASSDQLPEDALGETNTDMAAAPAPTDAPADAPPAEPTVAELPADPFAPQPDAPAPMDTASSSVPEPTSDVGSSSMSEPSSTASTTYVDQSAEAAPKKPAVSLQKVATSPWQVGKTWYNTVYFARPGDTLKSISTMIYGDAKKVKEIKKGNPTIANRGSVKPGDKVYYNSPHRPDDSGRMITYYEDNGIQPEVYTAKAGDNIRSVSKELLGYKDAWKEVWASNSIESKTDIPEGTQLQYWKGGQVAAAAPVAQHQEVAAAQQAPPMGEAPPMPDAPPAMDVPPQQAAADIPPPPMPDMAQQAPPAPDQQMAPPPPPPMDQAQMAPPPPPPPMPAMNPPHHEDAGAAAGGMDNDTTMALGVVGLAAAGLAILIVMRKKRRQRELEQQSMDNTHVGT; this is translated from the coding sequence ATGATGAAAAAACTCGTTGTACTACTAGCGTGTTTCGGATTGGTTGCAAACCTTAGCGCCTGCAGCCTTTTCAGCAAAGATACTAAATCTGGAGACGAAGTCACTTCTGACTTTGATTCAGCTGACTTGGAAAAACTTGAAGGCGAAGAAGCTCTTCAAGCAGGTACTGAAGGTGCTCCGGCATCCTCTGACCAACTTCCAGAAGACGCACTTGGCGAAACTAATACGGATATGGCAGCAGCTCCAGCACCTACGGATGCGCCTGCAGATGCTCCTCCGGCTGAGCCAACGGTAGCGGAACTTCCTGCAGATCCATTTGCACCACAACCAGATGCACCAGCTCCAATGGACACTGCATCTTCATCTGTCCCAGAACCAACTTCGGATGTGGGTTCATCTTCAATGTCAGAGCCGTCAAGCACTGCTTCAACAACTTATGTTGATCAAAGCGCTGAAGCAGCTCCAAAGAAGCCAGCAGTATCTTTGCAAAAAGTTGCGACTTCACCGTGGCAGGTTGGTAAAACGTGGTACAACACGGTTTACTTCGCTCGCCCAGGCGACACATTGAAAAGCATCAGCACAATGATCTATGGTGATGCTAAAAAAGTTAAAGAGATTAAAAAAGGCAATCCTACGATCGCAAATCGTGGCAGCGTGAAACCAGGTGATAAAGTTTATTACAACTCACCTCACCGCCCTGACGATTCTGGTCGTATGATCACTTACTATGAAGATAATGGCATTCAACCTGAAGTTTACACTGCTAAAGCAGGCGACAACATCCGCTCTGTTTCAAAAGAACTTCTTGGTTATAAAGATGCTTGGAAAGAAGTTTGGGCTTCAAACTCTATCGAATCTAAAACAGATATTCCTGAAGGTACGCAATTGCAATACTGGAAAGGTGGCCAAGTGGCTGCTGCAGCTCCAGTAGCTCAACATCAAGAGGTCGCGGCTGCTCAACAAGCTCCACCAATGGGTGAAGCTCCGCCGATGCCGGATGCTCCTCCAGCAATGGACGTTCCTCCGCAACAAGCAGCTGCTGATATTCCTCCTCCACCGATGCCAGATATGGCTCAGCAAGCTCCTCCAGCGCCAGACCAACAAATGGCTCCGCCGCCACCTCCACCAATGGATCAAGCGCAAATGGCTCCGCCACCACCGCCGCCTCCAATGCCGGCGATGAATCCTCCACACCACGAAGATGCAGGTGCTGCAGCTGGTGGAATGGACAACGATACAACTATGGCTTTGGGTGTAGTTGGTTTGGCAGCGGCAGGTTTGGCAATCTTGATCGTCATGAGAAAGAAACGCAGACAACGTGAGCTTGAGCAACAGTCTATGGACAACACTCACGTAGGAACTTAA
- the prmC gene encoding peptide chain release factor N(5)-glutamine methyltransferase: MKLKEVLDKTTAFFKDKKLDTPRLDAELLFAHSLKLERIQLYLKFDQPLSEAELSGLRELVRRRGQGEPVAYILGYRDFYKSRFEVSPATLIPRPETEQIVEEVLEWAEDKDKAYSIVDLGTGTGCLGLSILKELPNAKLVSVDLSAEAIEVAKRNAASLGVAERVQFVNADAANVDLVMASCRNFMGQNTIDILVSNPPYIANDDSAVQESVRKFEPSTALFAEDNGLALLKSWSKAYASYLSSESVMMMEMGMSQGSAMQSFYSDLNIFKNVRVLKDLSGHDRVIAGVKHG; this comes from the coding sequence ATGAAACTCAAAGAAGTACTCGATAAGACCACCGCATTTTTCAAAGATAAAAAACTAGATACGCCTCGTCTGGATGCGGAGCTGTTGTTCGCTCATAGCTTAAAGCTTGAGCGCATTCAGCTTTACCTTAAGTTCGATCAGCCCTTGTCTGAAGCTGAACTTTCGGGTTTGCGTGAGTTGGTTCGTCGTCGTGGCCAAGGGGAGCCGGTGGCTTACATCTTAGGTTACCGCGATTTCTATAAATCCCGCTTTGAAGTTAGCCCTGCGACTCTAATTCCTCGCCCGGAAACAGAACAGATCGTTGAAGAGGTTCTTGAGTGGGCAGAAGACAAAGACAAAGCCTATAGCATTGTGGATCTAGGAACCGGCACCGGTTGTTTGGGTCTTAGCATTTTAAAAGAGCTGCCAAACGCAAAGCTTGTATCCGTTGATTTGTCAGCGGAGGCTATCGAGGTTGCTAAACGTAACGCTGCCAGCTTGGGCGTAGCCGAACGTGTTCAATTCGTTAATGCTGATGCAGCCAATGTCGATCTTGTAATGGCATCTTGCAGGAACTTCATGGGACAGAACACGATAGACATATTAGTCTCTAATCCTCCCTACATTGCGAATGATGATTCTGCAGTTCAGGAGTCCGTAAGAAAGTTCGAACCATCAACTGCACTTTTCGCAGAGGATAATGGATTAGCACTTTTGAAATCGTGGTCTAAGGCGTATGCTTCGTACCTATCATCAGAGTCCGTGATGATGATGGAAATGGGCATGAGCCAAGGCTCTGCTATGCAGAGTTTTTATTCTGATTTAAATATTTTTAAAAACGTGCGCGTTCTGAAAGATCTTTCAGGACATGATCGAGTGATCGCAGGAGTTAAGCATGGATAA
- a CDS encoding Ppx/GppA phosphatase family protein — protein MKIAALDLGTNTFLCLIAEGDKSGITKVHKDLVEVVRLGQDVDKTGELHPEALVRAKKCLTEFKKEIDKHNVDKILAMATSAARDAKNGQALFDIGKELGIPIEVIPGEDEARISYQGASGGVIDPTKTNLVIDVGGGSTEFIVGHGEKILFGESLNMGGVRLTERFVTQQPVPLAEQNKLNDYINEQLQTILPKIRQNKLDQILAVAGTPTSIVAIEVGGFDEKKVDNYFLSKERLDHWVQTFAQTSVEEKRSRYQLGGRADIIFAGASILLNTVKSLGMAGIVVSTKGVRYGVALEMLRSGDHS, from the coding sequence ATGAAAATCGCGGCGCTGGATTTAGGAACAAATACTTTTCTATGCTTAATTGCCGAAGGTGACAAGAGTGGAATTACCAAAGTGCACAAAGACTTGGTCGAAGTGGTTCGACTGGGTCAAGACGTCGATAAAACGGGAGAACTTCATCCTGAAGCCTTGGTCCGCGCAAAAAAATGCCTGACAGAATTTAAAAAAGAAATCGACAAACACAATGTTGATAAAATTTTGGCGATGGCTACTTCGGCGGCTCGTGATGCTAAAAATGGCCAAGCCCTTTTCGATATCGGCAAAGAATTGGGAATTCCTATTGAAGTTATCCCGGGTGAAGACGAGGCTCGGATCAGTTATCAAGGCGCGTCGGGTGGCGTGATTGACCCCACGAAAACAAATTTGGTCATTGATGTGGGTGGTGGTTCGACAGAGTTTATCGTCGGTCACGGTGAAAAAATTCTTTTCGGCGAAAGCTTAAATATGGGCGGAGTTCGCTTAACAGAAAGATTTGTTACACAACAACCCGTTCCCCTAGCTGAGCAAAATAAGCTTAATGACTATATAAATGAGCAGTTACAAACGATCTTACCAAAAATTCGGCAAAACAAGCTGGATCAGATTCTTGCGGTCGCGGGAACTCCCACTTCTATAGTTGCGATCGAAGTCGGTGGGTTTGATGAAAAGAAAGTGGATAACTACTTTCTTAGCAAAGAACGTCTAGATCATTGGGTTCAAACATTCGCCCAAACTTCAGTCGAGGAAAAGCGAAGCAGGTACCAACTGGGTGGTCGCGCCGATATTATTTTTGCAGGGGCTTCCATCTTATTAAATACAGTTAAATCATTAGGAATGGCTGGCATAGTTGTTTCTACTAAAGGGGTTAGGTATGGCGTCGCTCTTGAGATGCTTCGTTCTGGGGATCATTCTTAG
- a CDS encoding type B 50S ribosomal protein L31, with the protein MKQNLHPKVNTVVFKDISCDFMFLGTSTLSSNEMVKWEDGKEYPLVKVEISSASHPFFTGKQRVMDTEGRIDRFKKRYGKK; encoded by the coding sequence ATGAAACAAAACCTTCATCCAAAAGTGAACACTGTCGTTTTTAAAGATATTTCTTGCGACTTCATGTTCTTGGGAACGTCTACTCTTTCATCTAACGAAATGGTTAAATGGGAAGACGGTAAAGAATATCCACTAGTTAAAGTTGAGATCTCTTCAGCATCTCACCCATTCTTCACTGGTAAACAGCGTGTAATGGATACTGAAGGTCGTATCGATCGTTTCAAGAAACGTTACGGCAAAAAGTAA
- the prfA gene encoding peptide chain release factor 1 has translation MFSKLEEVESRYEEVNMSLQRPDIASNQTQYRALMKELGNLEKIVVPFRDYKKKTANLKASKELLTAEQDPEMRELIREEVKELEAALPELEEQLKIALIPKDPNDDKNIILEIRAGAGGDEASLFAEEMFRGYTHYASSQGWKVEVISFSEGNVGGAKEIIASVTGDSVFSKLKFESGVHRVQRVPATEAAGRIHTSTVTVAVIPEVEIKEVNIPMSDVRIETMRSQGSGGQSVNRTESAVRVVHLPTGLDVKCQEGKSQSANRERAFQILYAKLQQIEDEKARKEASDVRLDQIGTGDRSERIRTYNFPQTRITDHRIGLTIHQLDQVMSGSFGLLIDPLVANFQAEALKKQTSA, from the coding sequence ATGTTCTCGAAATTGGAAGAAGTTGAATCACGTTACGAAGAAGTGAATATGTCACTTCAGCGTCCCGACATTGCTTCAAACCAAACTCAATACCGCGCTCTAATGAAAGAGCTAGGGAACTTGGAAAAGATTGTTGTCCCTTTCCGCGACTACAAGAAAAAGACGGCGAATCTTAAAGCCAGCAAAGAACTTTTGACGGCCGAACAAGACCCAGAAATGCGCGAGTTGATCCGTGAAGAAGTTAAAGAGCTTGAAGCGGCACTTCCAGAGCTTGAAGAACAGTTGAAAATCGCACTGATTCCGAAAGATCCAAACGACGACAAGAATATCATCTTGGAGATTCGTGCGGGCGCGGGTGGTGACGAAGCCTCTTTGTTCGCCGAGGAAATGTTCCGTGGCTACACTCACTATGCTTCATCTCAAGGTTGGAAGGTTGAAGTCATTTCTTTCTCCGAGGGTAACGTCGGGGGAGCTAAAGAGATCATCGCTTCCGTTACGGGTGATTCTGTATTCAGCAAGTTGAAATTTGAATCTGGCGTACATCGCGTTCAGCGTGTTCCAGCTACAGAGGCTGCGGGTCGTATCCATACGTCCACGGTAACTGTGGCCGTTATCCCTGAGGTCGAGATCAAAGAAGTGAACATCCCTATGTCTGACGTGCGCATCGAAACCATGCGTTCTCAAGGTTCGGGCGGTCAGTCCGTCAATAGAACTGAGTCAGCAGTCCGTGTTGTGCATTTGCCGACCGGTCTTGATGTGAAGTGCCAAGAGGGTAAATCCCAATCGGCGAACCGTGAGCGTGCTTTCCAAATCCTTTACGCAAAACTTCAACAAATCGAAGACGAAAAAGCGCGTAAAGAAGCTTCTGATGTTCGTTTGGACCAAATCGGTACTGGCGATCGTTCGGAGCGTATCCGTACCTACAACTTCCCTCAGACTCGTATCACTGATCACCGTATCGGTCTTACGATCCATCAGCTGGACCAAGTCATGAGCGGATCTTTTGGGTTGCTGATCGACCCACTCGTTGCTAACTTCCAAGCAGAGGCTCTTAAAAAACAAACCTCTGCTTAG